In a genomic window of Spirosoma agri:
- a CDS encoding acetylxylan esterase: MKRLLGLLWLFYITDLAAQPVERLVKVLVTPNHADWVYKIGEPVKVNVSVYRNNVLLKDAKLRYEIGPEKMEPTKKETVTLRDGTLALDAGTMKTAGFLRCVATVELDGKEYRGLTTAGFDPQSIKPTVPNPTDFQAFWDKAKADLAAVPIDARMTLLPDRCTELTNVYELNLQNINNSRFYGILCVPKKEGKYPAILRVPGAGVRPYNGMIAEAEKGFITLEVGIHGVPVTMAPVVYENLARGPLNGYPAANLDDRDRYYYKRVYLGCVRAVDFLAGFPQYDGQNLAVTGGSQGGALSIVTAGLDPRIKWLTAYYPALSDVTGYLNGRAGGWPHLFAGNDLAYNNKPDRIKTTGYYDVVNFARLVNVPGRYSWGFNDEVCPPTSMYAAYNVIPGPKELDTSYKDTGHWTYPEQTEKMTNWLLAQLKGGK, translated from the coding sequence ATGAAACGATTACTAGGTCTTCTCTGGCTTTTCTACATCACTGATCTCGCTGCCCAGCCAGTCGAGCGTCTCGTTAAGGTGCTCGTTACCCCCAACCATGCCGACTGGGTCTATAAAATCGGTGAGCCGGTCAAAGTCAATGTGTCCGTTTACCGGAACAACGTGCTGCTGAAAGACGCAAAACTTCGGTATGAAATTGGCCCCGAAAAGATGGAGCCGACCAAAAAGGAAACGGTAACCTTGCGCGACGGTACGCTGGCACTGGATGCCGGCACGATGAAAACGGCGGGTTTCCTGCGTTGTGTCGCTACCGTTGAACTGGATGGCAAGGAGTACCGGGGCCTGACAACGGCGGGGTTTGACCCACAATCCATCAAACCAACGGTGCCCAATCCCACCGATTTTCAGGCGTTCTGGGACAAGGCAAAAGCTGATCTGGCGGCTGTGCCCATCGATGCCCGCATGACATTGCTGCCCGACCGCTGTACGGAGCTAACGAATGTCTACGAGCTGAATCTGCAGAATATCAACAACTCCCGCTTTTACGGAATCCTATGCGTGCCGAAAAAAGAAGGTAAATATCCGGCTATTCTACGCGTGCCGGGTGCGGGTGTCCGGCCATACAACGGCATGATTGCCGAAGCGGAAAAAGGGTTCATCACGCTCGAAGTCGGTATTCATGGCGTGCCGGTCACGATGGCTCCGGTGGTATACGAAAATCTGGCCCGTGGCCCACTTAACGGCTACCCGGCGGCAAACCTCGACGACCGCGACCGTTATTATTACAAACGGGTCTATCTGGGCTGCGTGCGTGCGGTCGATTTTCTGGCTGGTTTCCCCCAATACGATGGCCAGAATCTGGCGGTTACGGGGGGTAGTCAGGGGGGCGCCCTCTCCATTGTCACGGCTGGTCTCGACCCGCGCATCAAGTGGCTGACGGCTTATTACCCGGCGCTGAGCGACGTGACCGGTTATCTCAACGGTCGTGCGGGCGGATGGCCGCACCTGTTTGCGGGCAACGATCTGGCGTATAACAACAAACCGGATCGCATCAAAACAACGGGCTACTACGACGTGGTCAATTTTGCCAGACTCGTGAACGTGCCCGGTCGGTATTCGTGGGGCTTCAACGATGAAGTCTGTCCGCCAACATCCATGTATGCCGCTTATAACGTAATTCCCGGCCCTAAAGAGCTGGATACAAGCTACAAGGACACAGGCCACTGGACCTATCCGGAGCAGACAGAAAAGATGACTAACTGGCTTCTGGCGCAGTTGAAGGGGGGTAAATAA
- a CDS encoding D-2-hydroxyacid dehydrogenase, protein MQLFVNSDLNDTLKTRLRQQLPADITIVFRHDLPSEQQQAAFQSADLVLGNPPPAWFTEPLPNLKFWQLDSAGFDGYKNVQQQTLVANMGDYFAWPCAETMVAGILAFYRRIPELVTLQNQSEWVGAPIRTRTGLLRNKRVVILGTGTIGQAVRQMLTGFDCDVNMLARTDPQADLHSAEELNAVLPQTDIVVNCLPGTATGFVSADVIAAMQPGSLYANVGRGSTTDEPALVEALTVGKLGGAILDVTATEPLPADNPLWTLPNVLLTQHTGGGQPDEEAGKVTQFLRNFERFQAGESLENGVELERGY, encoded by the coding sequence ATGCAACTATTTGTTAACTCCGATCTCAACGATACGCTTAAAACAAGGCTCCGGCAGCAACTGCCCGCCGACATTACCATTGTCTTTCGCCATGACCTTCCGTCCGAACAGCAGCAAGCGGCTTTTCAGTCCGCCGATCTTGTGCTGGGAAATCCACCACCGGCCTGGTTTACCGAACCACTACCGAATCTGAAGTTCTGGCAGCTGGATTCGGCTGGCTTTGACGGGTATAAAAACGTGCAGCAACAGACGCTGGTTGCCAATATGGGTGACTATTTTGCCTGGCCCTGCGCGGAAACAATGGTAGCGGGCATCCTGGCTTTTTACCGGCGCATTCCGGAACTGGTCACTCTGCAAAACCAGTCCGAGTGGGTTGGGGCACCGATACGTACCCGAACGGGACTACTGCGGAACAAACGCGTCGTAATTCTGGGAACCGGTACCATCGGGCAGGCTGTACGTCAGATGCTGACCGGCTTCGACTGCGACGTCAACATGCTGGCCCGTACCGATCCCCAGGCCGATCTGCACTCCGCCGAAGAACTGAACGCTGTATTGCCGCAAACCGACATTGTGGTTAATTGCCTGCCCGGTACCGCAACCGGTTTTGTATCGGCAGATGTGATCGCAGCCATGCAGCCCGGCAGTCTCTATGCCAATGTAGGCCGGGGCAGCACAACCGACGAACCAGCCCTGGTCGAAGCACTGACGGTCGGGAAGTTAGGCGGTGCCATTCTCGACGTAACGGCCACGGAACCACTGCCGGCTGACAACCCACTCTGGACACTGCCGAACGTGCTGCTGACCCAGCATACGGGGGGCGGGCAACCCGACGAGGAAGCTGGAAAGGTCACGCAGTTTCTGCGGAATTTCGAGCGGTTCCAGGCGGGTGAGTCGCTGGAAAACGGAGTGGAATTAGAGCGGGGATATTGA
- a CDS encoding lipoprotein N-acyltransferase Lnb domain-containing protein yields the protein MTRMTTKRTKMMTSNRIAKRVIGSFLLFFYVAFISPQSSVAQPFSPSSQVSLLTFGPGEELYSVFGHTAIRIYDPMHNIDRTYGWGGFRFSENNFYVKFLRGTLPYYIDAYEMYLMVYAYQAENRTIQEQILNLSPSQKQRLFDVLTTNMLPQNATYQYKFFYDNCATRPRDVIAKACGDSLMIPSRSRMTGKSYRDWMNDYLGEKPWAKVGMNLAIGNPSDVQTDGWHAMYLPENVHDQLGDATLKLANGQVVPLVARDQTLFKAAKTFPHELPFILDPNVIFTLFGILVALFTLRRYQSGRVDRWVDRWLFGIVGFFGWFLFLLWVGTDHGVTAWNPTLFYLMPLHLPLIYWATSAHATARRRTTYFSIVAVLIVVGMVLSNVPGGVDVVFPLTLLIRCIVNIQMVRRGYQTPARVA from the coding sequence ATGACGCGGATGACAACGAAGCGAACGAAGATGATGACGAGTAACCGGATCGCCAAACGAGTAATCGGCAGTTTTCTGCTGTTTTTTTACGTCGCCTTCATAAGTCCTCAATCGTCCGTTGCCCAGCCGTTTTCGCCCTCGTCGCAGGTGAGTCTGCTGACCTTCGGGCCGGGTGAGGAATTGTATTCGGTGTTCGGACATACCGCCATTCGGATCTACGACCCGATGCACAATATCGACCGAACCTATGGGTGGGGGGGATTTCGTTTCTCGGAGAATAACTTCTACGTGAAGTTTCTGCGGGGAACGCTCCCGTATTACATCGACGCGTATGAAATGTACCTGATGGTCTACGCCTATCAGGCTGAAAATCGCACCATCCAGGAGCAGATACTGAACCTGTCGCCGAGTCAAAAGCAACGCCTGTTCGACGTGCTGACAACGAACATGCTGCCGCAAAATGCAACCTATCAGTACAAGTTTTTCTACGACAACTGCGCCACCCGCCCCCGCGATGTGATCGCCAAAGCCTGTGGCGACAGCCTGATGATTCCGTCGCGGTCGCGCATGACCGGGAAGTCGTACCGGGACTGGATGAACGATTATCTGGGCGAGAAACCGTGGGCCAAAGTGGGTATGAACCTCGCGATCGGTAATCCCTCCGATGTACAAACCGACGGCTGGCACGCTATGTACCTGCCCGAAAACGTGCATGACCAGCTGGGAGATGCTACCCTGAAACTGGCTAATGGTCAGGTTGTTCCACTGGTGGCCCGCGATCAGACGCTGTTCAAGGCGGCAAAGACGTTCCCCCACGAACTACCCTTCATTCTGGATCCGAATGTCATCTTTACGCTATTCGGTATTCTGGTTGCCTTATTTACCCTACGTCGCTACCAAAGTGGTCGGGTAGACCGCTGGGTGGATCGCTGGCTATTTGGTATCGTTGGTTTTTTTGGCTGGTTCCTGTTTCTGTTGTGGGTGGGCACCGATCATGGTGTTACGGCCTGGAATCCGACGCTGTTTTACCTGATGCCGCTCCATCTTCCCCTGATCTACTGGGCTACCAGTGCCCACGCTACGGCCCGACGCCGGACAACCTATTTTAGCATCGTAGCGGTGTTGATCGTCGTCGGCATGGTTCTCTCGAACGTGCCGGGTGGCGTCGACGTCGTATTCCCGCTGACACTGCTTATCCGCTGCATCGTCAATATCCAGATGGTCCGGCGTGGCTATCAGACCCCTGCGCGGGTCGCCTGA